Below is a window of Deltaproteobacteria bacterium DNA.
TGCCCGCAGACATCGCTCTGTGGCCGATTCAGTTCACCCGTGCCGGTAACGATATCTCTCAGGTGTATGCCGATCTGGAAAAGGATACCGGGCAGATCACCGATTTTCTGATCAGCAACGGATTTGTGGATTCGGAGATCACGGTCTCTCCTCCTGCGATTACCGACAAACTGGCACAACAGTATGGAGATACCTCGAAGATAGGGCTTCGATACGGCGCAACACAGAACATTACGGTATATACGGATAAGATCGACGCGGTCAGGGCCACCATGAAAAAGCTGGCTGAGTTGGGAAGGCGCGGGATCGTGTTTACCGGCGGCAATTATGAAAACAAGACGGAGTTCATATTTACGGGGCTCAACCAT
It encodes the following:
- a CDS encoding SIMPL domain-containing protein (The SIMPL domain is named for its presence in mouse protein SIMPL (signalling molecule that associates with mouse pelle-like kinase). Bacterial member BP26, from Brucella, was shown to assemble into a channel-like structure, while YggE from E. coli has been associated with resistance to oxidative stress.), which produces MKNEGMVKSIILGAAIFLGLSLLGYLLGGSVVRFKEFERSVSVKGLSEKELPADIALWPIQFTRAGNDISQVYADLEKDTGQITDFLISNGFVDSEITVSPPAITDKLAQQYGDTSKIGLRYGATQNITVYTDKIDAVRATMKKLAELGRRGIVFTGGNYENKTEFIFTGLNHIKPEMIEEATRKAREVAQKFAKDSDSRLGKIKRARQGQFSITDRDRNTPHIKKIRVVSTVEYYLSD